In Kangiella koreensis DSM 16069, a single window of DNA contains:
- the fadB gene encoding fatty acid oxidation complex subunit alpha FadB gives MIFEGQSIQCRLHPTGIAEVCFDNQKESVNKFDRATLEELRDVIKLLNDNSDVKAAMVTSGKPVFIVGADITEFVQLFALPREELMKWTVEANDIFTGFENLPFPTAAAINGIALGGGMEMCLSCDMRVASSKAQVGLPETKLGLIPGFGGTTRLPRVIGADNAFEWIAGGKPSKPDAALKIGAIDAVVDGDSLFAATERMLLEAIEEKLDWKGRREEKTSPLKLNKIEATMSFMTSKAYIAGQAGPHYPAPVKAVEAIERGAGLPLKEAIKFEHEAFLDVAQSPQASALIQLFLNDQVLKKKAKQASKAKNVDVKAATVLGAGIMGGGIAYQSASRGVPAIMKDIRQEALEQGMNEAIQLFGKGVKYGKISTEKMAQGIASIKPTLSYEEIKHTNIVVEAVVENPKVKEAVLKEVEEVMPEDAIICSNTSTISIDRLAGALKRPEKFCGMHFFNPVHKMPLVEVIRGKDTSEETIASVVAYASAMGKSPVVVNDCPGFFVNRVLFPYFGGFTKLLRDGADFQQVDKIMSKKFGWPMGPAYLLDVVGMDTGKHAAEVMAEGFPDRMSKEEKDAIDVMFEHDRYGQKNGKGFYVYGTDKRGKPTKEADPKAYELLKEVCAETKDFSDEEIIARNMLPMIIETIRCLEEGIIASPAEGDMALIYGLGFPPFRGGVFKYVDDNGMQNIVDLANKYEHLGKAYEPTEGMLAMAKDNKTFYNA, from the coding sequence ATGATATTTGAAGGTCAATCGATTCAATGCAGATTGCACCCAACTGGGATTGCTGAGGTCTGTTTTGATAATCAGAAAGAGTCGGTCAATAAGTTCGATCGTGCCACCTTGGAAGAATTAAGAGACGTGATTAAACTGCTGAATGATAACTCAGATGTAAAAGCAGCGATGGTCACTAGTGGTAAGCCAGTGTTTATTGTTGGTGCCGATATCACTGAGTTCGTACAGTTATTTGCCTTGCCTCGTGAAGAGCTTATGAAATGGACTGTTGAAGCAAACGATATATTTACAGGCTTTGAAAACTTACCATTCCCAACGGCCGCCGCGATTAATGGTATTGCCCTGGGCGGTGGTATGGAAATGTGCTTAAGTTGTGATATGCGTGTCGCTTCAAGCAAAGCACAGGTAGGATTACCTGAAACAAAGTTGGGATTGATTCCCGGCTTCGGCGGAACTACGCGATTGCCAAGAGTGATTGGTGCCGATAATGCTTTTGAATGGATTGCGGGCGGTAAGCCGAGCAAGCCAGATGCCGCATTAAAAATAGGCGCAATTGACGCAGTGGTTGATGGCGACAGTTTATTTGCGGCAACAGAAAGAATGCTGCTCGAAGCTATTGAAGAGAAGCTGGATTGGAAAGGCCGCCGTGAAGAAAAAACCAGTCCACTTAAGCTCAACAAAATTGAAGCGACCATGTCCTTTATGACCTCTAAGGCTTATATCGCTGGACAAGCGGGTCCACATTATCCTGCTCCGGTTAAAGCTGTTGAAGCTATTGAAAGGGGGGCTGGATTACCGTTAAAAGAAGCGATTAAGTTTGAGCATGAGGCTTTTCTTGATGTGGCGCAAAGCCCGCAAGCTTCAGCCTTGATTCAATTATTCCTTAATGATCAGGTTCTGAAGAAAAAAGCCAAACAAGCCTCTAAAGCGAAGAATGTTGATGTTAAAGCAGCAACCGTTTTAGGCGCCGGCATCATGGGTGGCGGCATTGCCTATCAGTCAGCTTCACGTGGCGTGCCAGCAATTATGAAAGACATTCGCCAGGAAGCGCTTGAACAGGGTATGAACGAAGCTATTCAACTATTCGGTAAAGGTGTCAAGTACGGCAAAATCAGTACTGAAAAAATGGCACAAGGTATTGCCAGTATCAAACCAACATTAAGCTACGAAGAAATCAAGCACACCAATATAGTTGTTGAAGCAGTTGTTGAAAATCCAAAAGTAAAAGAAGCGGTGTTAAAGGAAGTAGAAGAGGTGATGCCAGAAGACGCCATCATTTGTTCTAACACATCTACTATCTCAATTGATCGTTTAGCCGGTGCTTTGAAACGGCCAGAAAAATTCTGTGGGATGCACTTCTTCAATCCAGTTCATAAGATGCCATTAGTAGAAGTCATTCGTGGAAAAGACACTTCAGAAGAAACGATTGCCAGTGTCGTGGCTTATGCCAGTGCAATGGGAAAATCTCCGGTAGTGGTTAACGACTGTCCAGGTTTCTTTGTCAATCGTGTATTGTTCCCCTATTTCGGTGGTTTCACCAAGCTATTGCGCGATGGTGCCGATTTCCAGCAGGTCGACAAAATCATGAGTAAGAAGTTCGGTTGGCCAATGGGTCCAGCTTACTTGCTTGATGTGGTAGGAATGGATACCGGTAAACATGCTGCCGAAGTGATGGCCGAAGGATTCCCGGATCGGATGAGCAAAGAAGAAAAAGATGCGATTGATGTGATGTTCGAACATGATCGATATGGGCAGAAAAACGGCAAAGGTTTTTATGTCTACGGAACCGATAAGCGTGGTAAGCCGACCAAAGAAGCTGATCCAAAAGCTTATGAACTATTGAAAGAAGTCTGTGCTGAAACAAAAGACTTCAGTGATGAAGAAATTATTGCGCGCAACATGTTGCCGATGATTATCGAAACCATTCGCTGTCTTGAAGAAGGCATTATTGCTAGCCCGGCTGAAGGTGATATGGCACTGATATATGGTTTAGGTTTCCCTCCTTTCCGTGGTGGTGTCTTCAAGTATGTTGATGATAATGGCATGCAAAACATTGTTGATTTAGCAAACAAGTATGAACACCTTGGTAAAGCTTATGAGCCAACAGAAGGCATGCTGGCAATGGCTAAAGACAACAAAACATTCTACAACGCATAA
- a CDS encoding YigZ family protein: protein MSDAVKEPLAGYRVPQHSVEHPFSFEEVIKGSRFIARVAFTPTVEDAKAFINHFNQTEPEATHHCWAYIVGNPASTTLIACSDDGEPSGTAGMPMLNVLQHSDVGDITAVVTRYYGGTKLGTGGLARAYGGSVKQAMDQIKLGSRIYTEKLDLTCAYELQKQVEYLLKEAQAEIVHTDFAAQVTICAQVPVNTLPELEAALEAYINRNQIEVTKVTC, encoded by the coding sequence ATGTCAGATGCTGTTAAGGAACCACTTGCTGGTTACCGGGTGCCTCAACATAGCGTTGAGCACCCGTTTTCATTTGAGGAAGTTATAAAAGGCAGTCGATTCATTGCCCGAGTAGCATTTACCCCAACAGTTGAAGACGCCAAGGCCTTTATTAACCATTTCAACCAAACAGAACCAGAAGCAACTCACCATTGCTGGGCCTACATTGTCGGTAACCCAGCCAGCACCACCTTGATCGCCTGCTCAGACGATGGCGAGCCAAGCGGTACCGCCGGGATGCCAATGCTCAATGTCTTGCAGCATAGTGATGTCGGCGATATAACGGCTGTTGTTACACGCTATTATGGCGGCACTAAATTAGGCACCGGAGGTTTGGCTCGCGCTTATGGTGGATCGGTCAAACAGGCTATGGATCAGATTAAGCTCGGTTCTCGTATCTACACCGAGAAACTTGATCTAACCTGTGCTTATGAGCTACAAAAGCAGGTAGAATACCTGCTCAAGGAAGCCCAGGCTGAAATAGTGCATACTGATTTTGCAGCGCAGGTGACCATTTGTGCTCAGGTGCCAGTGAATACCTTGCCCGAATTAGAAGCAGCACTAGAAGCCTATATTAACCGTAATCAAATAGAGGTAACCAAAGTTACATGTTAG
- the rep gene encoding DNA helicase Rep encodes MSLPQLNEKQREALLATQGPILVLAGAGSGKTSVITRKMVYLIKEKDIPARNIVAVTFTNKAAREMKQRVSKLAGAKATQGLTVSTFHNFGLNFIRREYKKLRMKSNFTIFDDQDSLALIKDLGFKEAESDKQLLFRLQQQISAWKNELILPEQAYNQAKDQEQLIFAKVYEKYARSMKAYNAVDFDDLILIPTLLLRDDPEVREKWQNKIRYLLVDEYQDTNTSQYELIKHLVGQFGHFTVVGDDDQSIYSWRGARPENLDQLAKDYPHLQVIKLEQNYRSYGRILKAANVLIDNNPHAFVKKLWSDKPYGDPLRVVTCPNEDAEAEKVVTEIISRKVRTKNGRYSDFAILYRGNHQSKIFERTLIANNVPYKISGSTSFFARSEIKDIMAYLRLLTNPDDDNAFLRIANTPRRGIGPTTLEQLGTYAQIRHISLFAACHEIGLEQHLQGKGLDNVRRFSDLVSRAADNAERGDSVGVIHDLVARIGYHSWLHETSSTPKAAEFRWNNIQELLGWVEKGIDDNSNDPNPFAAAVANLMLRDMLDRNEKEEEESNEVQLMTLHAAKGLEFNHVYLVGMEEEFLPHKSSIENDDIEEERRLAYVGITRAQRTLTFTLCKKRSKYGEVMTCEPSRFLEELPQDDLDWDAKRKPLTEEEQEQLATDNISMLKSLFAD; translated from the coding sequence TTGTCTTTACCACAACTTAACGAAAAACAACGCGAAGCACTTTTAGCAACTCAGGGTCCCATCCTGGTGTTGGCCGGTGCAGGTAGTGGTAAAACAAGCGTTATCACGCGCAAAATGGTTTACCTGATCAAAGAAAAGGACATTCCTGCCCGCAATATTGTTGCAGTGACCTTTACTAATAAGGCTGCTCGCGAGATGAAACAACGCGTCAGTAAATTAGCTGGGGCTAAAGCCACTCAGGGTCTGACCGTATCAACCTTTCATAACTTTGGTTTGAATTTCATTCGTCGCGAATATAAAAAACTCCGTATGAAGTCCAACTTTACGATCTTTGATGATCAGGACTCGCTTGCTCTTATCAAAGATCTTGGCTTTAAAGAAGCTGAAAGTGATAAGCAACTGCTGTTTAGACTGCAACAACAAATTTCTGCCTGGAAGAATGAACTCATTCTTCCTGAGCAAGCATACAATCAGGCCAAGGATCAGGAACAACTGATATTTGCCAAAGTGTATGAAAAGTATGCGCGTAGTATGAAGGCCTACAATGCCGTAGATTTTGATGATCTTATTTTGATTCCAACTTTATTGTTAAGAGATGACCCTGAGGTACGTGAAAAATGGCAAAACAAAATTCGCTACTTATTAGTCGATGAATATCAGGATACTAATACCAGCCAATATGAATTGATTAAGCATCTAGTTGGCCAATTTGGACACTTTACCGTGGTTGGTGATGACGATCAGTCGATCTACTCCTGGCGTGGTGCACGTCCCGAAAACCTCGATCAACTAGCAAAAGATTACCCACACCTTCAAGTTATTAAACTCGAACAAAATTATCGTTCTTATGGACGCATACTAAAAGCTGCCAACGTCTTAATTGATAACAACCCGCATGCGTTTGTAAAAAAGTTATGGTCAGATAAACCTTATGGCGATCCACTCAGAGTTGTTACCTGTCCGAACGAAGATGCTGAAGCCGAAAAAGTAGTTACTGAGATTATCAGCCGGAAAGTACGCACAAAAAATGGTCGCTATTCTGACTTTGCCATTTTATACCGTGGTAACCACCAATCTAAGATTTTCGAAAGAACTTTAATCGCCAATAACGTTCCTTATAAAATTTCAGGTAGCACATCATTTTTTGCCCGCTCTGAAATTAAAGATATTATGGCTTATCTGCGACTGCTCACAAATCCGGACGATGATAATGCTTTCCTTCGGATTGCCAATACACCACGGCGAGGAATTGGTCCAACAACCCTTGAACAGTTAGGTACCTATGCACAAATTCGTCATATCAGCTTATTTGCTGCCTGTCATGAAATAGGTCTAGAACAACATCTACAAGGCAAAGGCTTAGACAATGTTCGTCGTTTTTCTGATCTAGTTTCACGAGCTGCAGATAATGCCGAGCGCGGCGATAGTGTCGGCGTCATTCATGATCTAGTCGCCCGTATTGGCTATCATTCATGGCTTCACGAAACATCCAGCACCCCAAAAGCTGCTGAATTCCGGTGGAATAATATTCAAGAATTGTTGGGCTGGGTAGAAAAAGGGATTGACGATAATTCTAATGATCCAAATCCATTCGCTGCTGCTGTTGCTAACTTAATGTTGCGCGACATGCTTGACCGAAATGAAAAGGAAGAAGAAGAATCTAACGAAGTCCAGCTGATGACACTGCATGCTGCAAAAGGTTTGGAGTTTAACCACGTTTACCTGGTTGGCATGGAAGAAGAATTCCTGCCCCACAAATCCAGTATTGAAAATGATGACATTGAAGAAGAGCGTCGCCTTGCTTATGTTGGTATCACTCGCGCCCAACGAACCTTGACGTTTACCTTATGTAAGAAGCGTTCAAAGTATGGAGAAGTCATGACCTGTGAACCCAGTCGATTTCTTGAGGAGCTTCCACAAGATGATCTCGATTGGGATGCGAAACGCAAGCCATTAACCGAAGAAGAACAGGAACAGCTTGCTACTGATAACATCTCTATGCTGAAGTCACTTTTTGCCGATTAG
- a CDS encoding VOC family protein — protein sequence MQSNCQKITNVIVVKNLDKGILFWENLGFEVVTSVPQDDEIGFVILSNGKAEIMYQTTASIEDDINEKLPESKTFLFVEVEDIKKTQKALQNEELLIQERETFYGATETICLDPYGNWICFAEFKEGKKE from the coding sequence ATGCAGTCGAACTGTCAGAAGATAACAAATGTGATTGTGGTCAAAAATTTAGATAAAGGTATCTTATTTTGGGAGAATCTGGGTTTTGAAGTTGTTACTTCAGTCCCGCAAGATGATGAAATCGGCTTTGTGATTCTGAGTAATGGTAAAGCTGAAATTATGTATCAAACTACGGCCAGTATCGAAGATGATATTAATGAAAAGTTACCAGAATCTAAGACATTTTTGTTTGTAGAAGTTGAGGATATCAAAAAAACTCAGAAAGCTTTACAAAACGAAGAGCTATTAATTCAAGAAAGAGAAACTTTCTATGGGGCAACCGAAACGATTTGTCTCGACCCGTACGGGAATTGGATTTGTTTTGCTGAGTTTAAGGAAGGCAAGAAAGAGTAG
- a CDS encoding SirB2 family protein: MLALKHFHMSLAALTVLGFLIRSVWLFRGSQLLQKKVVKILPHVIDTFLLASGIVLMVQTKMYPHHQPWLTVKILLIVTYILFGIKMFHATESKKRLTFFALALASVLAVLYLARVKPPLW; this comes from the coding sequence ATGTTAGCGTTAAAACATTTTCATATGAGTTTGGCGGCATTGACCGTACTGGGATTTTTGATTCGTAGCGTCTGGTTATTCAGAGGCAGTCAATTACTGCAGAAAAAAGTCGTTAAAATCCTGCCACATGTTATTGATACCTTTTTATTGGCCAGCGGAATAGTCTTGATGGTACAAACAAAAATGTATCCACATCATCAACCTTGGCTGACAGTTAAAATCCTACTTATCGTTACCTATATTCTGTTTGGCATCAAAATGTTCCACGCCACCGAAAGCAAAAAACGATTAACATTCTTTGCGTTAGCGCTCGCCAGTGTCCTGGCCGTTCTTTACTTGGCAAGAGTTAAACCACCACTCTGGTAA
- a CDS encoding MBL fold metallo-hydrolase produces MSIEIKSFYHDDTGTWSYILLDPDQKIATIIDPVIDFDLSSGQVSYQSANQLIDYIKQNSLSLQWILETHAHADHISAAQHIKQALGGQIVIGEGIKEVQTQFSDFFNIDMPIDGSQFDRLMKSGEKLPFGSNSFTAYPTPGHTNDSMSYLIEGNLFIGDTFFHPDTGTARCDFPGGDADKLFDSLQFLISFPDDHKLWLCHDYPDGREPETGISVAHMKDNVHLQQAHNSKQEFVQIRTKRDSTLAVPKLIYPSVQLNIRAAELPAPESNGRNYLKLPLFVENDTN; encoded by the coding sequence ATGTCTATCGAAATTAAATCCTTCTATCATGATGATACTGGCACTTGGAGTTATATCCTTCTTGATCCTGATCAAAAAATAGCCACTATTATCGATCCAGTCATAGATTTTGATTTGAGCTCTGGTCAGGTAAGCTATCAATCCGCTAACCAACTTATTGATTACATTAAACAAAACTCACTCAGCTTACAATGGATTCTGGAAACCCACGCCCACGCAGATCACATTTCCGCTGCTCAGCATATTAAACAGGCTTTGGGCGGCCAAATAGTCATTGGCGAGGGCATCAAAGAGGTGCAAACTCAATTTAGCGACTTCTTCAATATTGATATGCCTATTGATGGCAGTCAGTTTGACCGATTGATGAAAAGCGGAGAAAAACTTCCCTTTGGCTCGAACAGTTTTACCGCCTACCCCACTCCTGGTCATACAAATGACAGTATGAGTTACCTGATTGAGGGTAATCTATTTATTGGCGACACCTTCTTCCACCCAGATACCGGCACAGCACGCTGCGACTTTCCAGGCGGCGATGCGGACAAGCTTTTTGATAGCCTGCAATTCCTGATTTCATTCCCTGATGATCACAAACTCTGGTTATGCCACGACTACCCCGATGGTCGTGAGCCAGAAACCGGCATTAGTGTTGCTCACATGAAAGACAATGTTCATTTGCAGCAGGCTCATAATAGTAAACAGGAGTTCGTTCAAATACGTACTAAACGGGATTCAACTCTGGCGGTACCAAAGCTGATTTACCCATCGGTTCAGCTCAATATTCGAGCAGCTGAATTACCTGCTCCTGAGTCAAACGGCCGTAACTATTTGAAACTGCCTCTGTTTGTTGAGAATGACACCAACTGA
- a CDS encoding accessory factor UbiK family protein, whose protein sequence is MIDPKVLDDIASKLSDAIPQSVKNTGDEFAKQAKQILQTQLAKLDLVTREEFDAQTKVLQRTRLMLQELEKKLADIDAKL, encoded by the coding sequence ATGATCGATCCTAAAGTACTTGATGATATCGCCTCAAAGCTTTCAGATGCCATCCCTCAGTCAGTAAAAAATACTGGTGATGAGTTTGCCAAACAGGCTAAACAAATCTTGCAGACTCAACTGGCAAAACTTGATCTGGTCACTCGCGAAGAGTTTGATGCACAAACAAAAGTATTGCAGAGAACACGTTTGATGCTGCAAGAACTGGAGAAGAAACTTGCTGATATTGACGCCAAACTTTAG
- the pepQ gene encoding Xaa-Pro dipeptidase, with amino-acid sequence MHDSSLAPLFKHHIDVVTQRYQKAMENHDFDHLVIPAGSQHGIFLDDMSYPFKSNFHFNSFVPLDDLHDSVLIISADGTRKLCYYQPVDFWHYVAGDPEGFWVEHFDIVMTRTKDEVLSHVPTTGNVAYIGEMGRPFDEDGFAAVNPGYFMNEINWHRAIKSDYEVECVSRANKRAALGHMAARDMFFKNGSELEIHLAYLLATGHAEHQLPYGSIVALNEHAAILHYTLYNNQAPDNHRTFLIDAGARYNNYAADITRTYAYEQNEFAELIGDMDALEQRICSKVASGQSYVDLHIETHHEIAKLLNKYKFCDMSPESMVEAGVTSTFFPHGLGHHIGLQVHDVGGHQANVEGDPAPPPKSHPFLRNTRDIEVGNILTVEPGLYFIDSLLGDLKQTDHAKSINWDKIEQFKPFGGIRIEDEVLVTATGPRNLTREHLD; translated from the coding sequence ATGCACGATTCTTCGTTGGCGCCTTTATTCAAGCATCATATTGATGTTGTTACCCAGCGCTATCAAAAAGCCATGGAAAATCATGATTTCGATCACCTGGTCATTCCGGCTGGCTCACAGCATGGCATCTTCCTCGATGACATGTCGTATCCCTTCAAGTCTAACTTCCACTTTAATAGCTTTGTCCCCCTGGACGATCTGCACGATAGCGTGTTAATTATCTCAGCGGACGGTACTCGCAAGCTATGTTACTACCAGCCTGTTGACTTCTGGCACTATGTAGCTGGCGATCCCGAAGGCTTCTGGGTTGAGCACTTTGATATTGTGATGACTCGCACTAAAGATGAAGTTCTTTCTCACGTGCCTACTACAGGTAATGTCGCTTATATTGGTGAAATGGGGCGTCCGTTTGATGAAGATGGTTTTGCCGCTGTTAATCCAGGCTATTTCATGAACGAAATCAACTGGCACCGCGCTATCAAGTCTGACTATGAGGTTGAATGTGTTTCACGGGCCAACAAGCGTGCTGCTTTAGGCCACATGGCAGCCCGCGATATGTTCTTCAAGAATGGGTCGGAGCTTGAGATTCATTTAGCTTACCTATTGGCAACTGGTCATGCTGAACACCAACTTCCCTATGGCAGCATCGTAGCTCTTAATGAACATGCCGCCATCTTGCACTACACCTTATATAACAATCAGGCGCCTGATAATCATCGCACTTTCCTGATTGATGCCGGTGCTCGTTATAACAACTATGCCGCTGATATCACTCGTACCTATGCTTACGAGCAAAATGAATTTGCTGAACTGATCGGTGATATGGACGCTTTGGAACAACGCATTTGCAGTAAAGTGGCTAGTGGCCAATCCTACGTTGATTTGCATATCGAAACTCACCATGAAATCGCCAAACTTTTAAACAAGTACAAGTTTTGTGATATGTCTCCTGAATCAATGGTTGAAGCTGGTGTTACTTCTACTTTCTTCCCGCATGGGCTTGGCCATCACATTGGTCTACAGGTACATGATGTCGGCGGTCACCAAGCTAATGTAGAAGGCGATCCAGCTCCGCCACCTAAGTCGCACCCATTCCTTCGTAATACCCGCGATATTGAAGTGGGTAATATTCTTACCGTTGAACCAGGCCTTTATTTCATCGATTCCTTGCTAGGTGATCTCAAGCAAACCGACCACGCAAAAAGCATTAACTGGGACAAAATCGAACAGTTTAAGCCTTTCGGCGGTATTCGTATTGAAGATGAAGTGCTAGTCACCGCAACAGGTCCGCGTAATCTGACTCGTGAGCATTTGGATTAA
- the fadA gene encoding acetyl-CoA C-acyltransferase FadA: MNEVVIVDAIRTPMGRSKGGMFRNTRAEELSARLMQGLLDRNQALDPADVEDVIWGCVQQTLEQGFNIARNAMLKTSLPHTVAGQTVNRLCGSSMQALHSAARSIMVGDGDAFIIGGVEHMGHVPMNHGIDFDPELAKYTAKAAGMMGLTAEMLAVMHKVSRQEQDEFGYRSHQLAHKATIEGRFKKEILAMEAHDETGGLRLYDFDEVIRPESTVEDMAKLRPVFNPKDGTVTAATSSAISDGAAAMLVMSREKADALGLKPIAKIVSMGVAGCDPSIMGFGPVPAVNKALKRAGMKLSDIDLFELNEAFAAQSIAVLDGLGMRDKWQDKVNLNGGAIALGHPLGCSGARISTTLLRLMEDKDKEFGISTMCIGLGQGIATVFQRLN, from the coding sequence ATGAATGAAGTAGTAATAGTAGATGCCATTCGTACCCCAATGGGGCGTTCGAAAGGTGGTATGTTTAGAAATACACGGGCAGAAGAATTATCAGCGCGATTGATGCAAGGTCTGTTAGATCGTAATCAGGCGCTCGACCCGGCAGATGTGGAAGATGTTATCTGGGGTTGTGTGCAACAGACCTTAGAGCAGGGTTTTAATATTGCGCGTAATGCGATGTTGAAAACCAGTTTGCCACATACTGTCGCAGGACAAACGGTAAACCGTTTGTGCGGCTCTTCGATGCAAGCATTGCATTCAGCTGCCCGCTCAATCATGGTCGGCGATGGTGATGCGTTTATTATCGGTGGTGTAGAACACATGGGTCATGTGCCGATGAATCACGGTATCGATTTTGATCCGGAACTTGCAAAGTACACTGCAAAAGCGGCAGGCATGATGGGGCTGACGGCAGAAATGTTAGCTGTTATGCATAAGGTTTCACGACAGGAACAGGATGAATTCGGTTACCGTTCTCACCAATTGGCCCACAAAGCGACTATTGAAGGACGTTTCAAAAAAGAAATTTTAGCAATGGAAGCTCATGATGAAACAGGTGGTCTTCGCTTATATGATTTTGATGAGGTGATTCGTCCAGAGTCAACCGTCGAAGATATGGCAAAATTACGTCCAGTGTTTAATCCTAAAGATGGGACAGTAACAGCAGCAACCTCATCAGCTATTTCAGATGGTGCAGCAGCAATGCTGGTTATGTCTCGTGAAAAAGCAGATGCACTTGGTTTAAAACCGATTGCCAAAATTGTTTCCATGGGTGTGGCAGGTTGCGATCCATCAATCATGGGGTTCGGTCCAGTGCCAGCAGTTAACAAGGCACTAAAACGAGCAGGGATGAAATTGTCAGATATTGACTTGTTCGAATTGAATGAAGCCTTTGCAGCACAATCGATTGCAGTATTGGATGGTTTAGGTATGCGTGACAAATGGCAAGACAAAGTGAACCTTAATGGGGGAGCAATTGCTCTTGGTCATCCATTAGGTTGTTCAGGTGCCAGAATTTCAACAACATTGTTGCGATTGATGGAAGACAAGGATAAAGAGTTTGGTATTTCGACTATGTGTATTGGGTTGGGGCAGGGTATTGCGACTGTGTTCCAGCGGTTGAATTAA